In Fluviispira sanaruensis, a genomic segment contains:
- the radA gene encoding DNA repair protein RadA, with product MKNSFKQIFVCTSCGATHPKWLGKCPDCSAWNSIQEETVSKSHFTHNSTKATVVPLPKVEEKLEKRIFCGVPELDRVLGGGLVVGSLVLLSGDPGIGKSTLLLQALNGLAQRGFKVLYASGEESCTQIKLRAERLGSLNPNILVTNETNIHSILDAAKQICPHVLVVDSIQTVYNPELPGSPGNVSQIRECTNLILQIAKGEGISTFVVGHVTKEGSIAGPKVLEHLVDTVMHLEGDTSSGYRILRANKNRFGSTGEIGVFAMQGHGLVDIPNPSSVFLDENKRNSEGAAITVSMEGTRPLLIEVQVLVGKTSFASPRRLATGFDTNRFTILLAVLEKRAGLYLSNVDVYANVTGGFKIFEPAIDLATAAAVASSLFNKPLPAKTAFFGEVSLSGEVRMVNHALPRILEAYKLGFEKIYIPLRNYQQEKEHILKLLEKAEKPFFVIPIESVNEVIRFDN from the coding sequence ATGAAAAATTCTTTTAAACAAATCTTTGTTTGCACTTCCTGTGGAGCAACCCATCCGAAATGGCTTGGCAAATGCCCAGATTGCAGCGCTTGGAATTCAATTCAAGAAGAAACTGTGAGTAAGTCACATTTTACCCATAATTCAACTAAAGCTACAGTTGTCCCACTGCCAAAAGTCGAAGAAAAATTAGAAAAAAGAATATTTTGTGGTGTCCCAGAACTCGATCGCGTTTTAGGGGGTGGACTCGTTGTGGGAAGCCTAGTTCTCTTAAGCGGCGATCCTGGAATAGGTAAATCAACTCTACTCCTACAAGCTTTAAATGGACTTGCCCAAAGAGGATTCAAAGTTCTTTATGCCAGTGGTGAAGAAAGTTGCACACAAATCAAACTCAGAGCTGAGCGCTTAGGCTCACTCAACCCAAATATTTTGGTGACAAACGAAACAAACATTCATTCAATTCTCGATGCCGCCAAACAAATTTGTCCGCATGTTCTCGTAGTTGACTCGATCCAAACTGTTTATAATCCAGAACTTCCCGGAAGCCCTGGAAATGTAAGCCAAATAAGAGAATGCACAAATCTCATTTTACAAATCGCAAAGGGTGAAGGGATTTCAACGTTTGTTGTTGGGCATGTGACAAAAGAAGGCTCGATCGCGGGGCCAAAGGTTCTTGAACACCTGGTTGACACGGTTATGCACTTAGAAGGTGACACTTCAAGTGGTTACAGAATATTAAGGGCAAACAAGAATCGCTTTGGTTCAACGGGAGAAATCGGGGTTTTTGCTATGCAAGGTCATGGCCTAGTTGATATCCCAAACCCAAGTTCTGTTTTTTTAGATGAAAACAAAAGAAACAGTGAAGGAGCTGCTATCACAGTAAGTATGGAAGGCACCCGCCCATTACTTATAGAAGTGCAGGTTCTTGTTGGGAAAACTTCTTTTGCCTCACCCAGACGTTTGGCAACTGGGTTCGACACGAATCGCTTTACCATACTCTTAGCGGTTCTCGAAAAGCGTGCAGGACTGTACCTATCCAATGTCGATGTGTATGCGAACGTAACAGGTGGATTTAAAATTTTTGAACCTGCCATTGACCTTGCCACCGCAGCCGCAGTCGCTTCGAGTTTATTTAACAAACCTTTACCTGCAAAAACCGCTTTTTTTGGAGAAGTCAGTTTATCCGGTGAAGTGCGCATGGTTAATCATGCTCTACCAAGGATTTTAGAGGCTTATAAATTAGGTTTTGAAAAGATTTATATCCCTCTGCGCAATTATCAACAAGAAAAAGAACATATTCTTAAACTTCTTG
- a CDS encoding class I SAM-dependent RNA methyltransferase, which translates to MQYHRNRQKSFHSKKSHLKANHNPSIKHEKETLTSYAMSTDGKAIARSEDGIIVFVKDMIENETAKVEIVHKKSNFKNAIALKIENPSPHRVEPPCNYISKCGGCQLQHIAPEMQSVFKSRWFFETLKRIGKWDSTNINLSEKILSLIYLKKEHYRRRVRFHFNGKDLGFKENNSNNIVDISHCLISSLKINEKIAFLKDNLSKAFNEIQEKKFSRQMECEIELTECDDEKVVLNIAQFNVDQEPNKEICLTILEKYLTIQNEQIIHLKHPELPRFRLKKQSFIQPHMDCIALYYQHIKEAADEFLKSFIKSKSEKKQFIAWDLYSGAGIFTALPYFAGKRFDLNVQCFGVEGIKEAIDSLNNNCKNLPVTGIINNVEIFIDKEFKKKLEQPENYKEVDLLILDPPRAGSGIEAMQKIVELCSKKSLVVYLACDPASFARDTRVLLEGGFRLKNLNLFDAFGHTVHYEVLGCFERGNG; encoded by the coding sequence ATGCAGTATCATCGCAATCGTCAAAAATCTTTTCATTCAAAAAAGTCACATTTAAAAGCAAATCATAATCCATCTATAAAGCATGAAAAAGAAACTTTAACCTCTTATGCAATGTCCACTGATGGAAAAGCGATTGCTCGAAGTGAGGATGGCATTATTGTTTTTGTAAAAGATATGATCGAAAATGAAACAGCAAAGGTTGAAATTGTTCATAAAAAATCTAATTTTAAAAATGCAATTGCCCTTAAAATTGAAAATCCATCACCACACAGGGTCGAACCTCCTTGCAATTACATTTCCAAGTGTGGTGGCTGTCAGCTTCAACATATTGCCCCCGAAATGCAATCCGTGTTTAAATCCCGCTGGTTTTTTGAAACTTTAAAAAGAATTGGGAAATGGGATTCTACCAATATTAATTTATCAGAGAAAATATTATCACTTATTTATTTAAAAAAAGAACATTATCGTCGGAGAGTGCGCTTTCATTTTAATGGAAAAGATCTCGGTTTCAAAGAAAATAATTCAAACAATATTGTTGATATTTCGCATTGTTTGATATCGAGTTTAAAGATAAATGAAAAAATTGCATTTCTAAAAGATAATTTAAGTAAAGCATTCAATGAGATACAAGAGAAAAAATTCAGTCGACAAATGGAATGTGAAATAGAACTCACTGAATGCGATGATGAGAAAGTTGTATTAAATATTGCTCAGTTTAATGTTGATCAAGAGCCAAATAAAGAAATATGTTTAACAATCTTAGAAAAATATTTGACCATTCAAAATGAGCAAATTATTCATTTAAAACATCCTGAACTGCCTCGATTTCGCTTAAAAAAACAAAGTTTCATTCAGCCTCATATGGATTGTATTGCATTATATTATCAACATATTAAAGAAGCTGCGGATGAGTTTTTAAAATCTTTTATAAAAAGTAAAAGTGAAAAAAAACAATTCATAGCTTGGGATCTTTATTCTGGTGCAGGAATTTTTACTGCTCTTCCTTATTTTGCAGGCAAAAGATTTGATTTAAATGTTCAGTGCTTTGGAGTAGAGGGTATAAAAGAAGCCATCGATTCATTAAATAATAACTGTAAAAATTTACCGGTAACAGGTATCATAAACAACGTTGAAATATTTATTGATAAAGAATTTAAAAAGAAATTAGAACAACCTGAAAATTATAAAGAAGTCGATCTCTTAATTCTTGATCCTCCCCGCGCGGGTTCAGGAATCGAAGCCATGCAAAAGATTGTCGAACTCTGTAGTAAAAAATCCCTCGTTGTGTATCTTGCCTGTGATCCTGCGAGTTTTGCGCGAGACACACGTGTGTTGCTTGAAGGTGGTTTTCGCTTAAAAAATCTAAATCTTTTCGATGCTTTTGGTCATACAGTGCACTACGAAGTGCTTGGGTGTTTTGAACGGGGAAATGGATGA
- a CDS encoding FapA family protein gives MNSSTNPPSGQVPSPATKTFFTIKASPDGMSAHIPAKSHISPDVIHLNYEQICVYLQKLGYILKPTPEAFEEIKRAASSKPPQFSKDFLFLKGIPYTETKGATIRWLNPITMPKDLVRPNIPFAIIKQAAPASPAKSIFGQEFPMPPQKGEPKKIIVLTPDPAFTTNEKGELVCDKGGQVIVSPEGQLKFEPVYTIKNLRVDQMKKIEFPCSVIAKCDIIGSLDWVINGDFTCEQFWSATGIKVNGNAVALSGIQTNQAHDDTKAIIINGNLEANFIQSSCFIVEGNIKVEKAILASRITTNGNLECLGEPGKITGSEIFMKKGTLNVKKVGSEKEKPTYIKFFSETLSSTSKIETLSEGSRIQIQKTNIIIQNSQPWPSPTK, from the coding sequence ATGAATTCTTCTACTAATCCACCCTCGGGTCAAGTTCCTTCTCCTGCAACAAAAACTTTTTTTACGATCAAAGCATCACCGGATGGTATGTCAGCCCATATACCTGCAAAATCTCATATTTCCCCAGATGTTATACATTTAAATTATGAACAAATATGTGTCTATTTGCAAAAATTGGGTTATATTTTAAAACCGACGCCTGAAGCCTTTGAAGAAATAAAGCGGGCTGCAAGTTCTAAACCCCCACAATTTTCTAAAGATTTTCTTTTTCTTAAAGGAATTCCTTATACTGAAACAAAAGGAGCTACAATCCGCTGGCTCAATCCTATCACGATGCCAAAGGATCTTGTCCGTCCCAATATTCCATTTGCTATCATTAAACAAGCAGCCCCTGCATCTCCTGCCAAATCTATTTTTGGCCAAGAATTTCCAATGCCTCCACAAAAAGGTGAACCTAAAAAAATAATTGTCCTGACTCCCGATCCTGCCTTCACAACCAACGAAAAAGGTGAACTTGTTTGTGATAAGGGGGGGCAAGTTATTGTTTCACCAGAAGGACAACTTAAATTTGAACCCGTTTATACCATTAAAAATTTGCGCGTCGACCAAATGAAAAAAATTGAGTTTCCATGCAGCGTCATAGCAAAATGTGATATTATTGGATCTCTCGATTGGGTGATAAATGGAGATTTTACTTGCGAACAATTCTGGTCTGCCACAGGCATCAAAGTCAATGGAAACGCAGTCGCTTTAAGTGGTATCCAAACTAATCAAGCTCATGATGATACCAAAGCAATAATCATAAATGGAAACCTAGAAGCAAACTTTATTCAATCGAGTTGTTTTATTGTTGAAGGTAACATAAAGGTTGAGAAAGCAATTCTTGCTTCTCGAATCACAACGAACGGTAATTTGGAGTGTTTAGGAGAACCAGGAAAAATAACGGGCAGTGAAATTTTTATGAAAAAGGGAACTTTAAATGTTAAAAAAGTTGGCAGCGAAAAAGAAAAGCCAACTTATATAAAGTTTTTTTCAGAAACGCTTTCTAGTACTTCAAAAATAGAAACCCTTTCTGAAGGTTCTCGCATACAAATTCAAAAAACAAATATCATTATCCAAAATTCACAGCCATGGCCATCACCTACTAAATAG
- a CDS encoding undecaprenyl-phosphate glucose phosphotransferase: MLLSRHSEKLNIFKAISDLLCISISWILAFIIRFNVDLLKVLEDKESLINYLRLWPLLIFSYLFIFIATHVYSRNIEKKKIWDENFEIIKKHTIAFFIFVTLSYFLYQHRFSRLTLLIFFIILPLVFPIGRSFVRKFNRIYLKYNQKKKQAIIIGNGPQVLKIKEAISIRSDWNLDLISCHTFTEVDVVSKILKRNDISLVFIIPSAEETAHVNEIYEHLDKNLSEILLIPYLGERIFFEPKSIKIEGILSIALNSSSLHNSGRFAKRFFDIIFSLSFLIFFSPIYLLCIILVKISSTGPVFFKQERMGLDGKMFYCYKFRGMYVDAEEKSGPVWAKANDSRTTPFGKWLRKTSLDEIPQFINVLKGDMSVVGPRPERPVFVENFKTQIPGYMLRHKVKAGITGWAQINGWRGNTSLEKRIECDLWYIQNWSMWLDLKIVFLTPFKGLIHPNAY; this comes from the coding sequence ATGTTACTGAGCAGACATTCTGAAAAACTCAATATATTTAAAGCGATTTCTGACTTACTTTGCATCTCTATTTCATGGATTTTGGCATTTATTATTCGTTTCAATGTCGACTTATTAAAAGTCTTAGAAGATAAAGAAAGTTTAATAAACTATTTACGCTTATGGCCATTACTCATTTTCAGTTATTTATTTATTTTCATAGCAACACACGTCTACAGCAGAAATATTGAGAAAAAAAAGATATGGGATGAAAATTTCGAAATCATAAAAAAACACACAATTGCATTTTTCATCTTTGTAACTCTATCTTATTTTCTCTATCAACACAGATTTAGCAGATTAACATTGCTAATATTTTTTATTATACTTCCTCTCGTTTTCCCAATTGGTCGAAGTTTTGTAAGAAAATTTAATAGAATATATTTAAAATATAATCAAAAAAAGAAGCAAGCTATTATTATTGGAAATGGACCACAGGTCCTGAAAATAAAAGAAGCGATCTCTATACGCAGCGATTGGAACTTAGATCTTATATCGTGCCATACATTTACAGAAGTCGATGTTGTAAGTAAAATTTTAAAAAGAAACGATATAAGTTTAGTTTTTATCATTCCAAGTGCAGAAGAAACAGCACATGTAAATGAAATTTATGAGCATCTCGATAAAAATCTCTCAGAAATTTTGCTCATACCTTATTTAGGGGAGAGAATATTTTTTGAACCTAAATCAATAAAAATTGAAGGCATTCTTTCCATTGCTCTCAATTCATCCAGTCTACACAATTCCGGACGCTTTGCGAAAAGATTTTTTGATATTATTTTTTCTTTATCTTTTCTTATATTCTTTTCACCTATTTATTTATTATGTATTATTCTTGTAAAAATAAGCAGCACAGGACCTGTTTTTTTCAAACAAGAAAGAATGGGACTCGATGGAAAAATGTTTTACTGCTATAAATTTAGAGGAATGTATGTCGATGCTGAAGAAAAAAGTGGGCCTGTTTGGGCGAAAGCAAATGACTCTCGTACAACTCCATTTGGTAAATGGCTCCGTAAAACAAGTCTCGATGAAATACCTCAATTTATAAATGTCTTAAAGGGTGATATGAGTGTCGTTGGACCTAGACCAGAACGACCTGTGTTTGTCGAAAATTTTAAAACTCAAATTCCTGGGTATATGTTAAGACACAAAGTAAAAGCAGGAATAACGGGTTGGGCTCAAATAAATGGATGGCGTGGTAACACTTCACTTGAAAAAAGAATTGAATGTGACTTATGGTACATTCAAAATTGGAGTATGTGGCTTGATTTGAAAATCGTTTTTTTGACTCCTTTTAAAGGATTAATCCATCCTAATGCGTATTAA
- a CDS encoding glycosyltransferase gives MDKENFINQTKHLKVAVVHDWMFSRRGGEKVLEQILNLFPNADLYYLFGNPKEVLKLEHTHQFKVSFLARIPFIKKFYKTLLPFFPIAIESFDLSNYNLIISSSSCVAKGIVPPPLGLHIAYIHSPMRYAWDQEHRYFIKSPSIIRPIEILRRILLNRLRIWDITSSIRIDKLITNSHFVARRCSLFYGKNSTVIYPPIHTKFFQKNAKISCASIQKRKVLLFGAWTPYKKMYETLEFLIHNGVQVIAAGHGEEIIKARKKFKKNVEFFLNPSDEEVPIIFSKAHALLFPAIEDFGIVPLEATSSGLWVVAPNQGGTKETIIHELTGFTFNENSNECMLNAVLKALERDLSENDLKNMKKQVEKFSIENFQKNFSHEVIATLKNENLL, from the coding sequence TTGGATAAAGAAAATTTTATTAATCAAACTAAACATTTAAAAGTTGCAGTTGTGCATGACTGGATGTTTTCCCGAAGGGGTGGTGAGAAAGTTCTTGAACAAATTCTTAATTTATTTCCAAATGCTGATCTTTATTATCTTTTTGGCAATCCAAAGGAAGTCCTCAAGCTTGAGCACACTCATCAATTTAAAGTATCATTTTTAGCAAGAATACCTTTTATTAAAAAGTTTTATAAAACACTATTACCATTTTTCCCCATAGCAATTGAAAGCTTTGATTTATCAAATTATAATTTAATTATATCTAGTAGTAGCTGTGTTGCTAAAGGAATCGTTCCTCCACCGCTTGGGTTACACATAGCATATATTCATAGCCCGATGCGTTATGCTTGGGATCAAGAGCACCGTTATTTCATAAAAAGTCCGAGTATTATACGTCCAATAGAAATTTTAAGGAGAATTCTTCTCAATCGATTACGCATTTGGGATATCACATCCTCTATTAGAATAGATAAATTAATTACAAATAGTCATTTTGTCGCAAGAAGATGCTCATTATTTTATGGTAAGAACTCTACGGTAATTTATCCCCCAATTCACACAAAATTTTTCCAAAAAAATGCGAAAATATCTTGTGCATCTATTCAAAAAAGAAAAGTGTTACTTTTTGGTGCATGGACTCCTTATAAGAAAATGTATGAAACTCTTGAATTTCTAATACACAATGGAGTCCAAGTTATAGCTGCAGGTCATGGAGAAGAAATTATAAAGGCACGTAAAAAATTCAAAAAAAATGTAGAATTTTTTCTCAATCCATCTGATGAAGAAGTGCCAATTATTTTTTCGAAGGCACATGCTCTTTTATTTCCAGCAATTGAGGATTTCGGCATTGTTCCATTAGAGGCAACGTCATCAGGTTTATGGGTCGTTGCCCCAAATCAGGGAGGAACTAAAGAAACAATAATACATGAATTGACTGGTTTTACCTTTAATGAAAATTCGAATGAATGCATGCTCAATGCAGTTTTAAAAGCACTTGAGCGTGATTTATCTGAAAATGATCTCAAAAATATGAAAAAACAAGTCGAGAAATTCTCGATTGAAAATTTCCAAAAAAACTTTTCCCATGAAGTCATCGCAACTTTAAAAAATGAAAACTTGCTATAA